In Ciona intestinalis unplaced genomic scaffold, KH HT000234.1, whole genome shotgun sequence, a single window of DNA contains:
- the LOC100182270 gene encoding alpha-N-acetylgalactosaminidase-like, translated as MRVTIVVLLLVHYALSLNNGLVRTPPMGWLAWERYRCNTNCAQFPDDCIGEKLFMRMADRLVSDGWRDVGYEYVNIDDCWPSRERDANGRLVGNSTRFPSGIKALADYVHSKGLKLGIYSDCGKLTCGGYIASGGNEKIDAETFAAWGVDMLKYDGCYSNETSRKVNYPLMGAELNKTGRPIVYSCSWPAYEGGLPPKVNYTELNAICNLWRNYGDIQDSWDDVVDIMNWWGDNQDVLIPAAGPGGWNDPDMLIGGDYTLSLDQTKTQFGMWAMLAAPLFMSNDLSKLEPDIKTVLQNRDVIAVNQDVLGVQGRRFIKQDSIQVFSKPLDKGEFAVAAFSTRTDGTPHAIKFSLNDLKISGAKFYSLFDLFESKHLGKYSTAEELDIYVDPNGISMFRASPISVENIFVEEVFEINENF; from the exons CATTAAACAATGGGCTGGTCCGCACCCCACCAATGGGTTGGTTGGCTTGGGAGAGGTATAGGTGCAACACCAACTGCGCTCAATTTCCTGATGATTGTATCGGAGAGAAGTTGTTTATGAGGATGGCTGAcag ATTAGTGTCCGATGGTTGGCGAGACGTCGGGTACGAATATGTCAACATAGATGATTGTTGGCCATCGAGGGAACGCGACGCTAACGGAAGACTGGTCGGGAATTCTACGAGATTTCCGAGCGGGATCAAAGCTTTGGCGGATTATGTTCATTCAAAG GGATTGAAACTTGGGATTTACAGCGATTGTGGCAAACTTACATGCGGTGGTTATATTGCCTCCGGTGGTAACGAGAAGATTGATGCGGAAACGTTCGCAGCATGGGGAGTTGATATGTTAAAGTATGACGGTTGTTACAGCAATGAAACATCAAGGAAGGTTAACTACCCTCTGATGGGGGCCGAGTTGAACAAGACGGGACGTCCCATCGTGTACTCGTGTAGTTGGCCAGCTTACGAGGGGGGGCTTCCTCCAAAG GTCAACTACACTGAGTTGAATGCGATTTGTAACTTATGGCGAAACTATGGTGACATCCAAGACTCATGGGATGATGTGGTCGATATAATGAACTGGTGGGGTGACAATCAGGACGTGTTGATACCAGCAGCAGGTCCTGGGGGGTGGAATGATCCAGATATGTTGATTGGGGGAGATTATACACTGAGTCTCGATCAAACTAAGACACAGTTTG GAATGTGGGCAATGTTGGCTGCTCCACTTTTCATGTCGAATGATTTAAGTAAATTGGAACCCGATATAAAGACGGTGTTGCAAAACCGTGATGTCATAGCTGTCAATCAAGATGTGCTTGGTGTCCAAGGAAGGCGGTTTATTAAGCAAGATTCAATACAG GTATTTTCGAAGCCATTAGACAAAGGTGAATTTGCGGTTGCTGCGTTTAGCACAAGAACCGATGGAACGCCTCATGCGATAAAGTTTAGTCTGaacgatttaaaaatatcgGGCGccaagttttattcattatttgaTTTATTCGAGTCGAAGCATCTTGGCAAATATTCCACAGCAGAAGAATTGGATATCTATGTTGACCCGAATGGAATCTCTATGTTTCGTGCTTCACCGATTTCAGTTGAAAACATCTTTGTTGAagaagtttttgaaataaatgaaaatttctag